ggcaaacatccgacatgtcgatactatttaatatcgatactcacgcagtttgaaacacggatttgagtttaccaattttattatcagtaagttccagaaacaagttaacaacaagtgtattgaagcctaacagctaaaactacatggatcatgcatcaaacaaacgaaagtggtattgcaaatccataattttacatgactttggcaatgtgtgccatgtcgtttgtgtatcgatactgacattgagtgtttcgacatgtcggaagtctatgcattttccgactatcgatacttacgacaatcgattacagcactagaaTAAATGATGAAATCACAATTTgaataatattcatattttctatattttaattatttcttatttataatttatataaatgcATTCATCTGTAACTGACTGTATTTCATCAGCGCCATCGCCATTGCGTGATGaatgatgtacatgtaatgatgtatcaATATCATGTAACTCATGCACTGTGGCGTGTCCTAGTTCTtgtcttctttaattttaagctatgtGTAATATGAACAAAGCAgcactacaggtaaattaagtaattcttggccaagctcgaacactatgaacgctagtggctccagACATGCCAGATGAATACACacagttgctcgagaagtctagccaagaatttgttcaccgatagcttcacattttaggctagagaccattgcaatTGCAtacaaaatctagtcggattcgctgaagcatgacaccgtgtaaagcaatggaagttcagaagtaaacacagccgatcacgacaggcgatcgcatcaaaaatgttgttaaaattacacttcagcaaaattttaaactgtccaaaataggcaaatcttttctgtttttaaaataatacattttgtgtttgctgggtatgaacTACGACTAaccaaattttgtgttatttttttacagATGATAGCCTAATTGTAAGACAAAAGATCAGAATTCAACCACCTTAAAATCACTctagagatttaaaaaaaaaaccattccaTCATCAATCAAGACCAACCATGCCTACCAGAATGATAGCTGATTCAAGCATCAAGTATGTGCGCATGAGTAAACGAGATAATGAGGACTACATTGATTTACAGGTGAGCTCTAAGCTGAACATGGAAAAGCACACCATGCAGCATGCGCCAAGGGGTCCcagccgggggagggggggggggctaaaaacATGATGAATTTGGCTGagctgaatccaattaggtgttAGTCGGGAcatacatgtgtaaacattacaaatatgccgaaAAATCAGGCGTAAAAAAAAATTACCATTTCACATTTTaaaacagggactgtcttttgaggagagcgagagcaatcattCTTTACTGCTCcttttaaatctgatataggagagtgatctttagctctccttagttgaccattctatcCTTACATGCacaaaacagctctccttgaaggcaccGGAAGAGCTATTtgatgctctcctgcaaattccaaaagactgtCCCTgttaaaagattgtacattatggctaaattactttcaaatgacttgatttttttcaaacttgatttttaggcatatttgtaatgtttacacatattaTAGCTCCACATGTGCAGCAGTGCCAAGGTGTGTTGTTTCgtcattttaaattttatctCATTATTATCTTCCTGGCAATTgccactaatttcaaaatttttggcaaagaataacaaaatctaaatttgaccgaaattgtatattatggcttttaACAAGGGCTTTTAAACCatactttttttgtttgtttgacttTTCAGTTCAAAACCAGACCACCCAAGGTCCCATGGAAATCTATTATCGTTGCtatcatcatgttcatcatgGGCTCAGCCCTACTCATCGTCGGAGCCTTGCTTGTATCGGGTCACATCGACACCAAATACAGTGATAGATTTTGGCCGGTGATTTTCCTTGGAGTTATACTATTTGTGCCTGGATTCTATCATGTGAGACTGGCATTGTATGCTTACAAAGGCTATGCAGGGTACTCTTTCGATGATATACCCGATTATGATGACTAGGGCATAGTCATGACATCTAGTAACAAAGTACTATCTGTATCACTACCTCGAGTCTGCGGCACaaactttgaagttcagcgtgtgctgcgtgtACATATGCGTCACTTTAATCACACGTGTAAAAGTATGAAAAATATGTACATCCAAGTAATGATAAGCCAACTCGGAACATGTTGAACTTCAAAGCAagtgccgctgactggaggtagataaatAGACCAGATGTAATTgattaagggaacaacccaaaagtttaaTGATGTCCTATGAACAAAAGTGCTTTCATTAGGAGGCTTCAACTGTGTTGTGAACTTGTGAGTCACTGTATGTTACAACAATATAAATGATCTAAGATCAGGCctcgtagccaggatttatggaTATCAAAGGCAGACTAGCTCTTGGGTTTTGTTTGAAACTTCTTtctcaaaaataaaaatgttaactTTTTGGGTATATTTTAGCAtattatttcagaaaaaaaagtatACCTTTTGATGGACAAAAGATCCGTTCATAACTTCATACTACGCCGAAATTGGATTGATTGGTACCAcagtgcagtagtttgcagtatgaTGTAGTGCTTGACAACGCACATCGCCATAAAAGTAATTGCAGTGTAGTATGTAATGGACCTTAACTTGagtattttaaaattcaatacatacatgtaaacatctcaaaaaaagtacatgtaactaaccccctttaaataTAAATGACCATCATTCAAAAAAGGGTGATTGTATTAGAaatatgtaaaatgcgttggaagcagaatttatttttgcacattttgacacctcatttgtagcattgTATTggttttgcattcagtgtaatggcaggaaatctgtgtaatgatatctgagtgtttttgtattgtaaaaatttgtatgtaagtgtaaCTTTCAATCTGgatctcactacattaaattgactggtatgttattgttttctgggctatcgtatcaaatgaggtgtcaaaatgtgcagaaataaattctgcttccaacgcattttacagatttgtaatacaatagcccctttttgaataacggccattaagggggttagttacttttttttgagatgtttcaatgagtgggttattccagttgaaatccatacaccccttatgtaaaacatgaccttaatctcccacacagggagtgtgaatttcaaatgggtgaatgctccatatgaaatctacaccccctgtataggagatttatgctggtttcatactaccctgccgcttgccgctgagcggcgtggcgcacgcgtattgcagacaaatgaacacaatcaaggcttgtcattggttgaatcgccctgccgcttgccgcagcggcaggaaagtatgctggaggtgTGATGGATTTAAACTGCAATAGCCCAACTGCCTTCCCAGAATCCGTTTTTGTTTAATATCATctaggttcgcctaatggcgctatgggctccctagACATTTTAAGTCGAATTTTatgcacaacctaaaagtgccctaccgtaaaattcccaccagcaaataagggcacgggaCCTTAATTCTTGTTTGAATTTCATAGGAGGGAGCTCTTTGCACAAGGAATTTATctaaaggcaaaggagcccaagtgcaccattaggcgaatctttatggtactactgtctgttcaattagcttagattcttgaatttttaaaatatttgaaaaaatacaaaattgtggtcaaagtcatcaaagaaaagtgttagcacagccttagacctaacgtaatttatactttttcaattctaaagttcaatttaaaacctcatttcttttcaattttggtcttttcccgcaatatttttataacaacctgtagaacgtcgggtaccataaacttttttgaatcaatccatttagagcaatggggacgaatgtcataatgcgctgagataatatttattcgaccatccgcatcaagaagtattgtccagcaaaatagctattcCTGCCAATATGCCTGTGTTGaaatcctactgttgaaacattacgttattatttatgaactaatttttctaaaaataggcccagcttatataaatacattccatgcatatttatttatttatttatttat
Above is a genomic segment from Amphiura filiformis chromosome 10, Afil_fr2py, whole genome shotgun sequence containing:
- the LOC140162967 gene encoding transmembrane protein 230-like; this encodes MPTRMIADSSIKYVRMSKRDNEDYIDLQFKTRPPKVPWKSIIVAIIMFIMGSALLIVGALLVSGHIDTKYSDRFWPVIFLGVILFVPGFYHVRLALYAYKGYAGYSFDDIPDYDD